The region TTAGAAAACAATAGAGAAAAGCACTTAAAGCAAGCAATCTGGTTGTTTCCCTTGTATTTATTGCTTTTCAATATTTTTGTAATTTTTATAGCTTGGGCAGGTAAAATTACTTTCGGAACTTCTCAAAATGCAGAGTATTACTCTTTATTACTTCCTTTAAAAAACGGAAATTCATTTTTAGCAACGCTTGTTTTTTTAGGAGGATTCTCTGCTGTCATATCTATGGTAGTCGTTTCTACGTTAGCGTTATCGACCATGGTGAGTAATAACTTAATTATTCCCTATGGTTTTTTAGAAAAGTTTATTAAAAATCAACCAGAGAAAAACTCTAAATACATCAAAAACATTCGTCGTATTTCTATTTTTACAATTATTATATCGGCTTATTTCTTTTATGTTTCATTTTCTAGAGAACTTTCTTTGTATTCTATTGGTTTAATTTCATTTGTTATTATTTCGCAATTAGCACCTTCTTTTTTTATTGGATTGTTTTGGAACCGTGGCTCTTCAAAAGCCTCAATTGTAGGAATAATCATAGGCTTCGGTCTTACTTTTTATACGTTAGTTTTACCATTTACTTTGCAAGCCTATACAGGGTCAGATAGTTTTACGCAATTTGGTTTATTCGGTATTCAGAGTTTAAAGCCATACGCTTTGTTCGGAATCGATTTTTTAAGTCCGCCGGCGCATGCTTTTTTCTGGAGTATGACTTTTAATGTGATGAGCTACTTAGTATTTTCTTTAGTGTCTAAAGGAAATTATAGAGAGCGTAATTATGCAGAAATGTTTGTAGATAGTAAGAGTTTTACATCACTTCAAGACAATGTGTTTGTTTGGAAAGGAGAGGCTTATGTAACAGATATTAAAAGTGTATTAGTTCGTTTTTTAGGTGAAAAACGTACCAACAGAGCGCTAAAAATATTTTTCACGAAATATAAACTACCGTTAGATACTCAATTAGGCGATGCCCGATTAATTAATTTTTCTGAAAAATTACTAACCGGAAGTATTGGTTCTGCATCTGCTAAAATATTAATTGCCAGTGTTGTAAAAGAAGAACAAATTAGTTTGGTAGAGGTTTTAAAAATTTTAGAGGAATCAAAAGAAAATATTGTTAGTAACAAAGTGTTGTTAGAAAAGTCTCAAGAATTATCTCAATTATCATCAAAATTAAAAAATGCAAATAAAGAATTAATCGATAAGGATAAACAAAAAGATGAATTTTTAGATACCGTTGCTCACGAACTAAAAACGCCTATTACCGGAATTCGAGCAGCGACAGAATTATTGATGGATGAAGGTGATGACATGCCTCAAGAAATTAAAGCACAATTTTTAAAAAATATTCTTCAAGATTCAGAACGTTTAGGGCGATTAATTCACAATATTTTAGACTTTGAAAAAATAGAAACAGGAAGATTGAATTTAGATTTACACTATAATGATATCCAAAAAACGATTAGAAAGGCTGTGGGAAGTATTTCACAAATTGCAGCCAAAAAAGAAGTTAAAATTATCATTAA is a window of Polaribacter litorisediminis DNA encoding:
- a CDS encoding ATP-binding protein — translated: MNNFALIIIIIIYLAVLFYIAFLSEKKRQSKWVNNPYIYTLSLAVFCSAWTYYGSVGIAANSGLDFLPIYLGPVIAAPLWIIVLRKIIRISKQHKISSIADFISLRYGNNRFLGALVTVICLFGTLPYISLQLKAVSETFEIMSDETSYVSTSIIDDSTFYVALLLAIFAAFFGTQNTDASEKHKGIIATVAFESILKLVFFLIIGVYITYYLFDGTEAIYNEISIAENFKELTTLNGIEDGFNWFFLTALSFMSVFLLPRQFQVSVLENNREKHLKQAIWLFPLYLLLFNIFVIFIAWAGKITFGTSQNAEYYSLLLPLKNGNSFLATLVFLGGFSAVISMVVVSTLALSTMVSNNLIIPYGFLEKFIKNQPEKNSKYIKNIRRISIFTIIISAYFFYVSFSRELSLYSIGLISFVIISQLAPSFFIGLFWNRGSSKASIVGIIIGFGLTFYTLVLPFTLQAYTGSDSFTQFGLFGIQSLKPYALFGIDFLSPPAHAFFWSMTFNVMSYLVFSLVSKGNYRERNYAEMFVDSKSFTSLQDNVFVWKGEAYVTDIKSVLVRFLGEKRTNRALKIFFTKYKLPLDTQLGDARLINFSEKLLTGSIGSASAKILIASVVKEEQISLVEVLKILEESKENIVSNKVLLEKSQELSQLSSKLKNANKELIDKDKQKDEFLDTVAHELKTPITGIRAATELLMDEGDDMPQEIKAQFLKNILQDSERLGRLIHNILDFEKIETGRLNLDLHYNDIQKTIRKAVGSISQIAAKKEVKIIIKNSHSFKTNYDEDRILQVFINLISNAIKFCPPKKGKIEIDYKLGNEVVEISVTDNGKGIPAEDHDYIFDKFYQSKHQNIIKPQGSGLGLAITKQIVEKHHGKIWAKKDIKYGAILVFTIPFK